In Phlebotomus papatasi isolate M1 chromosome 1, Ppap_2.1, whole genome shotgun sequence, the following proteins share a genomic window:
- the LOC129809844 gene encoding mitochondrial GTPase 1, producing MAQAFRQAFPLIRKDTLHWFPGHMGKGLRQMQQKLKSVDCVIEIHDARIPLSGRNEDFRYTIRGVKPHILVMNKKDLIPRGSASKIVERIKDSDDCEHVLFTNCKDQQCEGVRKLLPLAKKLIVNSNRYHRSELGEFCIMIIGVPNVGKSSLVNILRNKHLHKKSASAVGAVPGITRTVLNRIKISANPPIFVLDTPGILTPKIGNNETGLKLALCGCLQDHLVGPVVIADYLLFRFNLEEDFRYVEFMGLEKPSDNIIEVLTAGAKMLNKSLKVKTVMGEISIRPDIETAAHYLLKAFRKGEFGPKMLDKL from the coding sequence ATGGCTCAGGCTTTCCGGCAGGCATTTCCACTCATCCGAAAGGATACTCTGCATTGGTTTCCAGGACACATGGGCAAGGGTCTGAGGCAGATGCAGCAGAAACTAAAATCCGTTGACTGCGTGATTGAGATTCACGATGCTAGGATTCCACTTTCAGGCCGCAATGAAGACTTCCGGTACACAATTCGGGGAGTAAAGCCGCATATTCTAGTGATGAACAAGAAGGACTTGATACCCCGTGGCAGTGCCTCAAAGATCGTGGAGAGAATTAAGGATTCCGATGACTGTGAGCATGTTTTGTTTACAAATTGCAAGGATCAGCAGTGCGAAGGTGTGAGGAAATTGCTTCCGCTGGCCAAGAAGCTCATTGTCAACTCCAACAGATACCATAGATCGGAACTTGGTGAGTTCTGTATTATGATAATTGGGGTGCCGAATGTGGGCAAATCGTCTCTGGTGAACATTTTGCGGAATAAACATCTGCACAAGAAATCCGCTTCTGCTGTTGGTGCTGTTCCGGGAATCACAAGAACTGTCCTCAATCGCATCAAAATATCTGCCAACCCGCCAATTTTCGTCCTCGATACCCCGGGAATCCTGACGCCAAAGATTGGGAACAATGAGACTGGACTCAAGTTGGCTCTTTGTGGCTGTCTGCAGGATCACTTGGTGGGTCCTGTGGTCATAGCAGACTACCTCCTGTTCCGCTTCAATCTCGAAGAGGATTTCCGTTACGTGGAATTCATGGGACTAGAGAAGCCTTCCGATAACATCATTGAAGTTTTAACTGCCGGAGCTAAAATGCTCAATAAATCCCTGAAAGTCAAGACAGTGATGGGGGAGATCAGCATCCGGCCGGACATTGAAACTGCTGCCCATTACCTGCTAAAAGCATTCAGGAAAGGAGAATTTGGACCCAAGATGTTAGACAAATTGTAG
- the LOC129809846 gene encoding 26S proteasome regulatory subunit 4: protein MGQNQSGAGGGGDKKDDKDKKKKYEPPIPTRVGKKKRKAKGPDAAMKLPQVTPHTRCRLKLLKLERIKDYLLMEEEFIRNQERLKPQDEKNEEERSKVDDLRGTPMSVGTLEEIIDDNHAIVSTSVGSEHYVSILSFVDKDQLEPGCSVLLNHKVHAVVGVLSDDTDPMVTVMKLEKAPQETYADIGGLDTQIQEIKESVELPLTHPEYYEEMGIKPPKGVILYGPPGTGKTLLAKAVANQTSATFLRVVGSELIQKYLGDGPKLVRELFRVAEEHAPSIVFIDEIDAVGTKRYDSNSGGEREIQRTMLELLNQLDGFDSRGDVKVIMATNRIETLDPALIRPGRIDRKIEFPLPDEKTKRRIFNIHTSRMTLAEDVNLNELIMAKDDLSGADIKAICTEAGLMALRERRMKVTNEDFKKSKESVLYRKKEGTPEGLYL from the exons atg GGTCAAAACCAGTCAGGAGCTGGTGGAGGTGGCGATAAGAAGGATGATAAGGATAAAAAGAAGAAGTACGAACCCCCAATTCCCACAAGAGTGGGCAAGAAGAAGCGCAAGGCAAAGGGGCCAGATGCAGCAATGAAACTGCCCCAGGTGACTCCACACACTCGTTGTCGCCTGAAATTGCTGAAGTTGGAGCGGATAAAGGATTACCTGCTGATGGAGGAGGAATTCATTCGCAATCAGGAGAGACTGAAGCCACAGGATGAGAAGAATGAGGAGGAACGCTCGAAGGTCGATGATCTCCGGGGAACGCCAATGTCCGTGGGCACTCTGGAGGAAATTATCGATGATAATCATGCAATTGTGTCCACATCTGTTGGCAGTGAGCACTACGTGAGCATTTTGTCCTTCGTGGACAAGGATCAGCTGGAACCAGGATGCTCAGTGCTGCTGAATCACAAGGTTCATGCCGTTGTGGGGGTCTTGAGCGATGACACAGATCCCATGGTGACAGTGATGAAGCTGGAGAAGGCTCCCCAGGAGACCTATGCTGATATCGGTGGTCTGGATACGCAAATTCAGGAGATTAAGGAATCTGTTGAACTTCCACTGACTCATCCGGAATACTACGAAGAGATGGGCATTAAGCCACCCAAAGGTGTTATCCTCTATGGACCACCAGGAACAGGGAAAACTCTCCTGGCCAAGGCTGTGGCCAATCAGACGTCTGCCACTTTCCTGCGTGTCGTCGGATCAGAGCTGATCCAGAAGTACCTGGGAGATGGTCCCAAATTGGTCAGGGAACTCTTCCGGGTGGCCGAAGAGCATGCTCCATCCATTGTCTTCATCGATGAGATTGATGCCGTGGGCACAAAGCGGTACGATTCGAATTCCGGAGGCGAGAGGGAAATCCAGAGAACGATGCTGGAACTCCTCAATCAACTGGATGGTTTCGATTCGCGTGGGGACGTGAAGGTCATCATGGCGACCAATAGGATTGAAACACTCGATCCTGCCCTCATTCGTCCGGGTCGTATTGACCGGAAGATTGAATTTCCGCTTCCGGATGAGAAGACAAAGAGGCGCATCTTCAACATTCACACCTCGCGCATGACCCTGGCTGAAGATGTCAATCTCAATGAGCTGATTATGGCCAAGGATGATCTCTCTGGAGCTGACATCAAGGCCATTTGCACTGAGGCTGGCCTCATGGCGCTCCGGGAGCGAAGAATGAAAGTAACTAATGAGGATTTCAAAAAGTCCAAGGAGAGTGTGCTCTACAGGAAGAAGGAAGGCACCCCAGAAGGACTGTATCTCTAA
- the LOC129809848 gene encoding uncharacterized protein LOC129809848, translating into MTQIDSQEDDLEVSAQEFNKITSIHHKSGYKDGISDGREQKFQEGFDAGFRDGFHHAFLVGKYKALAWEKEQKKEKEKEDVGSSSSSGDFLLKNPHLGHCQICLDPTLLEKNLGELQELNANHTEKIHKRIEEKFRDLRDLRPDPGK; encoded by the exons ATGACTCAGATTGATTCTCAAGAGGATGATTTAGAAGTGTCTGCGCAGGAATTCAATAAAATAACCAGTATTCATCACAAA AGCGGCTACAAAGATGGGATTTCCGATGGGAGGGAGCAGAAGTTCCAGGAGGGATTTGATGCTGGTTTCCGGGATGGATTCCACCATGCTTTCTTGGTGGGGAAATACAAGGCATTGGCGTGGGAAAAGGAGCAGAAAAAGGAGAAAGAAAAGGAAGATGTCGGAAGCAGTTCGTCATCCGGCGACTTTCTGCTGAAGAATCCTCACCTGGGCCACTGTCAGATCTGCCTGGACCCTACTCTGTTGGAAAAGAACTTGGGGGAATTGCAGGAACTCAATGCCAATCACACGGAAAAAATCCACAAGAGGATAGAAGAAAAATTCAGGGATCTCAGAGATCTCAGGCCAGATCCAGGGAAATGA
- the LOC129809847 gene encoding probable DNA-directed RNA polymerase III subunit RPC6: MASNSAGNSTTSEAEVNAALQKVIELAHEKSGTLSNTDLVESFPEMTPAVRVDVINRMLQQGQMEVLKKGNQLVYRLKDPKKQAAAPKGADNEEKIVYSIIEEGGNKGIWIRDIRVKSNLIMTQLNKILKSLENKKLIKAVKSVNASKKKVYMLYNLDPDRSVTGGAWYQDQDFESEFVDVLNQQCLRYLQMRSESAAQDKEGPLLAKQKSLCSVGDVHQFISDLGISKVNLDEEDLETILKTVVYDGKAERIVQMDGSSLYRAIVPALPPPGLVQMPCGICPVISNCSTCGLVTPKTCQYMSEWLN, from the coding sequence ATGGCTTCAAATTCCGCGGGAAATTCAACGACTTCCGAAGCGGAAGTCAATGCAGCCCTGCAAAAAGTGATAGAGTTGGCTCATGAAAAATCCGGAACACTATCCAATACTGATTTGGTGGAATCCTTCCCGGAGATGACTCCAGCTGTGCGTGTGGATGTGATTAATCGGATGCTGCAGCAGGGGCAGATGGAAGTGCTAAAGAAAGGCAACCAACTGGTGTACAGGCTCAAAGATCCTAAAAAGCAAGCCGCGGCGCCCAAAGGGGCAGACAATGAGGAAAAAATCGTATACAGCATCATCGAGGAGGGTGGAAATAAGGGTATCTGGATCAGGGACATTCGGGTGAAGAGCAATTTGATCATGACGCAGCTGAACAAAATCCTCAAGAGTCTGGAGAATAAGAAGCTCATCAAGGCGGTTAAATCTGTGAATGCCAGCAAGAAGAAAGTGTACATGCTGTACAATCTCGATCCGGACAGATCTGTCACAGGAGGAGCTTGGTACCAGGATCAGGACTTTGAGTCAGAGTTCGTGGATGTGCTCAATCAGCAGTGTCTGAGATATCTCCAAATGCGCAGCGAGAGTGCAGCTCAGGACAAAGAAGGACCTCTTCTGGCCAAGCAAAAGTCCCTCTGTTCCGTGGGCGATGTTCACCAATTCATCTCGGATCTGGGCATCAGCAAAGTGAATTTGGATGAGGAGGATCTCGAGACAATCCTCAAAACTGTCGTTTATGATGGAAAAGCTGAAAGAATTGTCCAAATGGACGGATCTTCCCTCTACAGAGCCATTGTTCCAGCACTTCCGCCACCTGGACTTGTTCAGATGCCCTGTGGCATCTGCCCTGTCATCTCCAATTGCTCTACTTGTGGCCTGGTGACCCCCAAAACTTGCCAGTATATGTCCGAGTGGCTCAATTAA